In one window of Azospirillaceae bacterium DNA:
- a CDS encoding 3-hydroxybutyryl-CoA dehydrogenase encodes MIQRIGVIGAGQMGSGIAHVAALSGFEVILTDVNPDQLAKAVDTITRNIQRQVAKGKVSDADMNAALKRIRTGADMADHGDCDVVIEAATEAEETKRAIFKALVPHLKADAIVCTNTSSISVTRLAACTDRPGKFMGMHFMNPVPVMQLVELIRGIATEDDTFATITALTERLGKTPVPAEDFPAFIVNRILLPMINEAVYTLYEGVGSVEAIDTAMKLGANHPMGPLELADFIGLDTCLSVMQVLYEGLADSKYRPCPLLVKYVEAGWLGRKVGRGFYDYSGEIPRPTR; translated from the coding sequence ATGATCCAGCGGATCGGCGTCATCGGTGCGGGCCAGATGGGCAGCGGAATCGCCCATGTCGCCGCATTGTCGGGCTTCGAAGTCATCCTGACCGACGTCAACCCGGATCAACTGGCCAAGGCGGTGGACACGATCACCCGGAACATCCAGCGGCAGGTGGCCAAGGGAAAGGTGTCCGACGCGGACATGAACGCGGCGCTGAAGCGCATCCGCACCGGCGCCGACATGGCCGACCATGGCGATTGCGATGTCGTGATCGAAGCCGCGACCGAGGCCGAGGAGACCAAGCGCGCCATCTTCAAGGCCCTGGTCCCGCATCTGAAGGCCGACGCCATCGTCTGCACGAACACCTCGTCCATTTCCGTCACCCGGTTGGCGGCGTGCACGGACCGGCCCGGCAAGTTCATGGGCATGCACTTCATGAACCCGGTGCCGGTGATGCAGCTGGTGGAGCTGATCCGCGGGATCGCCACCGAGGACGACACCTTCGCCACGATCACCGCCCTGACGGAGCGCCTGGGCAAGACGCCCGTCCCGGCCGAGGATTTCCCCGCCTTCATCGTCAACCGCATCCTGCTGCCGATGATCAACGAGGCGGTCTACACGCTCTACGAGGGCGTGGGCTCGGTCGAGGCGATCGACACGGCGATGAAGCTGGGCGCCAACCACCCGATGGGCCCGCTGGAGCTGGCCGATTTCATCGGCCTCGACACCTGCCTGTCGGTCATGCAGGTGCTTTACGAAGGGCTGGCCGACAGCAAGTACCGCCCCTGCCCGCTTCTGGTGAAGTACGTCGAGGCCGGCTGGCTCGGCCGCAAGGTGGGCCGCGGCTTCTACGACTATTCGGGCGAAATCCCCCGCCCCACCCGGTAA